In the genome of Mytilus edulis chromosome 3, xbMytEdul2.2, whole genome shotgun sequence, one region contains:
- the LOC139516729 gene encoding protein-cysteine N-palmitoyltransferase HHAT-like — MGTKIKSADVQPKKSKVLPAWETYFYNTVHISVVAYILYCVYRASNKYDGLLNVYDFEPGWSFIDREKDMSNYEWYFFYNLFWIIIPWYIAYISLDWIAAHHLSVIHRRQTCLIYSLIVLTNLLGWKSLVLLCLHSIVMYLISLFKSKVLVWILSIALISTLNFEPFISWMRLLNPEDYDGKSYYILMFTLALTHLRYTSFCLEHVEHVTGTSSLQQDTDTDKLYMEIETEIKDKQTDEMKFSLMDAFVYIFYFPLFFCGPIITYDEFSKQMNESAQKPLQEKQMISVAFFALRMIFWAFFNEFILHFFYFNALQHNLSVIEDMDLWTLSGIGYCQGQFFMIKYTVMFGIPSVVARTCGIEPPAGPKCIGHIYTYSDMWKYFDRGMYSFIKRYIYLPLGGSGANIIQKLLCSLGCFIFVYIWHGIEYYIFLWTLFNFIGISLETLGYWIDKQTAVCKFKDSMPGIYRRMQGLVVVPLFVMSVFTAFCFFGGSVIGYMYFQKFIVKGWLKSWSIVIVVVYCCMQSSMDIHDRQKMKKKRE; from the exons ATGGGAACCAAGATAAAGAGCGCTGATGTCCAACCAAAGAAATCAAAAGTACTACCTGCATGGGAGACATACTTCTATAATACAGTACACATATCTGTAGTAGCTTATATTCTGTACTGTGTTTATAGGGCATCAAATA AGTATGATGGTCTTCTTAATGTATATGATTTTGAACCTGGGTGGTCTTTTATTGACAGGGAAAAG GATATGTCCAACTATGAATGGTATTTTTTCTACAACTTATTTTGGATAATTATTCCATGGTATATTGCCTACATATCATTGGACTGGATAGCAGCACATCATCTTTCTGTG ATTCACAGAAGACAAACATGTTTGATATATTCCCTTATAGTTTTGACAAACCTACTAGGATGGAAGTCATTAGTGCTGCTTTGTCTACATTCTATTGTCATGTATCTGATCAGCTTATTTAAGTCAAAAGTTTTAGTGTGGATACTTTCCATTGCTTTGATTTCAACATTAAATTTTGAACCATTTATATCATGGATG AGGTTATTGAATCCTGAAGACTATGATGGAAAATCTTACTACATTTTAATGTTTACATTAGCACTGACACATCTACGGTATACCAGTTTTTGTCTGGAACATGTAGAGCATGTCACTGGTACCAGTTCTCTCCAACAAGACACTGACACAGATAAACTGTATATGGAAATTGAAACGGAGAtaaaggacaaacagacagatgAAATGAAGTTTTCTCTAATGGATgcctttgtttacatattttatttcccaTTGTTTTTCTGTGGACCAATTATTACTTATGATGAATTTTCTAAGCAG ATGAATGAATCTGCACAGAAACCATTACAAGAAAAGCAGATGATATCTGTAGCATTCTTTGCTCTGAGAATGATATTCTGGGCATTCTTTAATGAGTTTATCCTACATTTCTTCTACTTCAATGCCCTACAACACAATCTGTCTGTTATTGAAGACATGGATCTATGGACATTATCTGGTATTGGTTACTGTCAAGGTCAATTCTTTATGATTAAATATACAGTTATGTTTGGTATACCATCTGTAGTGGCAAGGACATGTGGCATTGAGCCACCAGCAGGACCTAAATGTATAggtcatatatatacatactcaGATATGTGGAA GTACTTTGATAGAGGAATGTATAGTTTTATAAAAAG atatatttatttaccattAGGAGGTTCAGGAGCAAATATTATACAGAAGTTACTGTGTTCTTTAGGCtgttttatatttgtgtatatttggCATGGTATAGAATACTATATATTTCTATGGACATTATTTAACTTTATTGGTATCTCACTGGAAACATTAGGATATTGGATAGACAAACAGACAGCTGTATGTAAATTT aaagatTCCATGCCTGGTATATACAGAAGAATGCAAGGTTTAGTTGTAGTACCATTGTTTGTTATGTCAGTATTTactgcattttgtttttttggaGGAAGTGTTATCGGATACATGTATTTCCAGAAATTTATTGTAAAAG